One Natronomonas moolapensis 8.8.11 genomic region harbors:
- a CDS encoding bacterio-opsin activator domain-containing protein, translating into MDERLTRAPMGVIQVAADGEITSANPAAADLLDTDPDALSGRDATEALPRSAAGTLQEALAADSPVEQSLEEYYPTVDSWLATEVAVVEGNTVLYVRDATARRSDRQTIDRLRRRLSRLESIDTLVTTVLRQIIDASAREEVWETVCRRLGTTDLYEFVWVGERDLTDDRLRVVASAGDAPDVLEAIEAELSANTALPEQRAVEAHSTCLVETIPEDEGLPRALRIAAFSRGLQSALAVPLSSEDTVYGVVGVYAARKEGFSAQERATLNTLGAVAGFAVNAIKQSDLLFADTVTEVSLEVRDGDLPLAEASATVDQPVSLAGAVARDDDVVVCYLRASGDTDRLMTILWDHSAVADARLVEDGEEASLLEVSLAGATPITTLIGWGATVTDATYDGDVVELVAELPPKSDVRAAVEAVDERFEDATLRARSERPREPETMEAFQRRLEESLTDKQRRVLRIAHLSDYFESPRGSTSEEVAEALDISGPTVLYHLRNAQRELLDAFFDTESQSDSDR; encoded by the coding sequence ATGGACGAACGACTGACACGCGCCCCGATGGGGGTCATTCAGGTGGCCGCCGACGGCGAGATCACGTCCGCAAACCCCGCCGCGGCCGACCTTCTCGACACTGACCCCGACGCACTCTCGGGCAGGGACGCGACGGAAGCGCTGCCACGGTCGGCCGCGGGCACGCTTCAGGAGGCGCTCGCCGCCGACTCGCCTGTCGAGCAGTCACTCGAGGAGTACTATCCCACCGTGGATAGCTGGCTCGCGACCGAGGTCGCCGTCGTCGAGGGCAACACCGTGTTGTACGTCCGAGACGCGACGGCTCGACGCAGCGACCGGCAGACGATCGATCGCCTCCGCCGGCGTCTCTCGCGTCTGGAATCGATCGACACGCTCGTCACGACGGTGCTCCGGCAGATAATCGACGCGTCGGCGCGCGAGGAGGTCTGGGAGACGGTGTGTCGGCGGCTGGGAACGACCGACCTCTACGAGTTCGTCTGGGTCGGCGAGCGGGACCTCACTGACGACCGCCTCCGAGTGGTGGCCTCCGCGGGGGACGCCCCCGACGTCCTCGAGGCGATCGAAGCCGAACTGTCCGCGAACACCGCACTCCCCGAACAACGCGCTGTCGAGGCCCACTCGACGTGTCTCGTCGAGACGATCCCGGAAGACGAGGGCCTCCCGCGAGCGTTACGTATCGCGGCGTTCAGCCGCGGACTCCAGTCGGCGCTGGCAGTGCCGCTGTCGTCCGAGGACACCGTCTACGGTGTCGTGGGTGTGTACGCGGCGCGCAAAGAGGGGTTCAGCGCCCAAGAACGGGCTACGCTGAACACGCTCGGGGCGGTCGCGGGGTTCGCGGTGAACGCCATCAAGCAGTCCGATCTCCTCTTCGCAGACACCGTAACGGAAGTGAGCCTCGAGGTCCGTGACGGAGACCTCCCGCTCGCCGAGGCCAGCGCAACCGTCGACCAGCCAGTCTCGCTGGCGGGTGCCGTCGCCAGAGACGACGACGTCGTCGTGTGCTACCTGCGCGCGTCGGGCGACACAGATCGGTTGATGACGATCCTGTGGGACCACTCGGCCGTCGCCGACGCCCGGCTCGTCGAGGACGGCGAGGAGGCGTCGCTGCTGGAGGTGTCGCTGGCCGGGGCGACCCCGATCACGACGCTGATCGGGTGGGGTGCAACAGTCACTGATGCGACATACGACGGCGACGTGGTCGAGCTCGTCGCCGAACTCCCGCCGAAGAGCGACGTCCGGGCCGCCGTCGAGGCGGTCGACGAGCGCTTCGAGGACGCTACCTTGCGCGCCCGGAGCGAACGTCCCCGGGAACCGGAGACGATGGAGGCGTTCCAGCGCCGACTCGAGGAGTCGCTCACCGACAAACAGCGACGCGTGCTCAGGATTGCCCACCTCTCGGATTACTTCGAGTCGCCGCGGGGGAGCACTTCCGAGGAGGTCGCGGAGGCGCTCGACATCTCCGGCCCCACCGTTCTGTATCACCTGCGGAACGCACAGCGGGAACTGTTGGACGCATTCTTCGACACCGAGAGCCAAAGCGACTCGGACCGGTGA
- a CDS encoding tubulin/FtsZ family protein has product MKLALVGVGGTGARVVDAVRGIETDGDRQLCYGNLLTVDISRTLGGALDHVPQAQRVTIGDTHRGVDDGVDGDQELAVEVARADAPEIQRALDTISMRELDGVLLVAGLGGGTGSGAGAVLVERLQELYDKPVYVLGVLPGADGGNHAALNAARSLRSIVPAADSTLLFDNDRWVDTDGGTDADDSADAAEERYGRANRELALRVLTLFARGGPDPSSIGANTLDASDIVRTLSPGGVASIGYASIELDNDGGLLSWLLSILPGSRGRETSDEQTDAGKIQSLVGQALNSQLTLPCAVSSAERALVVLSGPPGKLSRRGFESARQLIEEETNTVEVLAGDDPRAGSSTVAATVLLSNVTSVPRIDSMQRDAVEHKRERVGDAVPASEESG; this is encoded by the coding sequence ATGAAACTCGCGCTCGTCGGTGTTGGCGGTACCGGGGCCCGCGTCGTCGATGCGGTTCGCGGTATCGAGACCGACGGTGATCGACAGCTGTGTTACGGGAACCTGCTAACGGTCGATATCTCGCGTACGCTCGGCGGCGCCCTCGATCACGTCCCCCAAGCGCAACGCGTGACGATCGGCGATACGCACCGCGGGGTCGACGACGGCGTCGACGGCGACCAGGAGCTCGCGGTCGAGGTCGCCCGCGCGGACGCCCCGGAGATACAGCGTGCCCTCGATACGATCAGCATGCGCGAGCTGGACGGCGTCTTACTCGTTGCGGGGCTCGGCGGTGGAACCGGAAGCGGTGCCGGCGCCGTACTCGTCGAGCGACTGCAGGAGCTGTACGACAAACCGGTGTACGTCCTCGGCGTCCTCCCCGGCGCGGACGGGGGAAACCACGCGGCGCTGAACGCCGCCCGATCGCTCAGATCTATCGTACCGGCCGCCGACAGCACCCTCCTGTTCGACAACGACCGCTGGGTCGACACCGACGGTGGCACCGATGCCGACGACAGCGCCGACGCCGCCGAGGAACGATACGGGCGGGCCAATCGCGAACTGGCGTTGCGGGTCCTGACGTTGTTCGCCAGAGGCGGTCCCGATCCCTCGTCGATCGGAGCGAACACCCTAGACGCCAGCGATATCGTCCGCACGCTCTCGCCAGGTGGCGTCGCGTCGATCGGCTACGCCTCGATCGAACTCGACAACGATGGGGGACTCCTGTCGTGGCTCCTGTCGATCCTTCCCGGCAGCCGGGGCCGCGAGACGTCGGATGAACAGACCGATGCGGGGAAGATTCAGAGCCTCGTCGGACAGGCACTGAACTCGCAGTTGACGCTGCCGTGTGCGGTGTCGAGCGCCGAGCGCGCCCTTGTTGTGCTGTCCGGCCCGCCCGGGAAGCTCTCCCGGCGGGGCTTCGAGAGCGCCCGCCAGCTGATCGAGGAGGAAACGAACACGGTCGAGGTGCTCGCCGGCGACGATCCGCGGGCCGGATCGTCGACTGTCGCGGCGACCGTGTTGCTCTCGAACGTCACGTCGGTCCCCCGGATCGACTCGATGCAACGGGACGCCGTCGAACACAAACGCGAACGCGTCGGCGACGCGGTACCGGCGTCCGAGGAGTCCGGGTAG
- a CDS encoding NAD(P)-dependent glycerol-1-phosphate dehydrogenase has protein sequence MFEKSTWIRLPRSVVVGHGVLDRVVDAVEELYLDGRPLIVTTPSPRELAADRLRADFQRAGIDPTITTVEEATFSAVEDVLAAADAADAGYLIGLGGGKPIDIAKMAADERGCGLISVPTAASHDGIVSGRGSVPDGDTRHSVAAHPPLAVVADTELIAAAPWRLTTAGCADIISNYTAVKDWQLAHRLKNVEYSEYAGALSQMTAEMLVDRSASIKRGLEESAWVVVKALVSSGVAMSIAGSSRPASGAEHLISHQLDRLAPGAALHGHQVGVASIVTEYLHSGESGEWRRVRDALAGIDAPTTADGLGIENEQFVRAMTSAHGIRDRYTILGDGIDEDAAIEAATTTGVL, from the coding sequence ATGTTCGAAAAATCGACGTGGATCCGTCTCCCGCGGAGCGTCGTCGTCGGCCACGGCGTCCTCGATCGGGTCGTCGACGCCGTCGAGGAGCTGTATCTCGACGGCCGGCCGCTGATCGTCACGACCCCGTCGCCGCGGGAGCTGGCGGCCGATCGGCTCCGGGCCGACTTCCAGAGGGCCGGGATCGATCCCACAATCACGACCGTCGAGGAGGCGACGTTTTCGGCCGTCGAGGACGTGCTGGCGGCGGCCGACGCCGCTGACGCGGGCTATCTCATCGGTCTCGGGGGGGGCAAGCCGATCGACATCGCGAAGATGGCCGCCGACGAGCGCGGCTGTGGGCTCATTTCCGTTCCGACGGCGGCCAGCCACGACGGTATCGTCTCCGGGCGCGGATCGGTTCCCGACGGCGACACCCGGCACTCCGTCGCCGCCCACCCGCCGCTGGCGGTGGTCGCCGACACGGAACTCATCGCGGCGGCCCCCTGGCGGCTGACGACGGCGGGGTGTGCCGACATCATCTCGAACTACACCGCGGTCAAGGATTGGCAACTCGCCCACCGGTTGAAAAACGTCGAGTACAGCGAGTACGCGGGCGCGCTCTCGCAGATGACGGCGGAAATGCTGGTCGATCGGTCGGCGTCGATCAAGCGAGGCCTGGAGGAGTCCGCGTGGGTCGTCGTGAAGGCGCTCGTCTCCTCCGGGGTCGCGATGTCGATCGCCGGCTCCTCGCGGCCGGCGTCGGGAGCCGAGCACCTCATCTCCCACCAACTCGACCGGCTCGCGCCGGGCGCGGCGCTTCACGGCCACCAGGTCGGCGTCGCCTCGATCGTCACGGAGTATCTCCACAGCGGCGAAAGCGGCGAGTGGCGTCGTGTCAGGGACGCGTTGGCCGGGATCGACGCGCCGACGACCGCCGACGGGCTCGGGATAGAGAACGAACAGTTCGTCCGGGCGATGACGAGCGCCCACGGGATACGGGACCGCTACACGATCTTGGGCGACGGCATCGACGAGGACGCGGCGATCGAGGCCGCGACGACGACGGGAGTGCTCTGA
- a CDS encoding response regulator — translation MSGGIDVDQPRVLVVDDEKEVADAYALRLEGVADVTIAYSGGEALDLTDSSDPPDVVLLDRHMPDRSGDDVLTELRGHDIRTRVIMITAIDPGLGLLELPFDDYLCKPVERDDVRAAVDQQCQVLAYELLGEYFRSESKRSVITAELSPERLAEHEEFTALDARTDALRERVCRLLPGADDLLDTFSGIDREGY, via the coding sequence ATGTCGGGCGGAATAGACGTCGATCAGCCGCGTGTCCTCGTGGTCGACGATGAAAAGGAGGTCGCCGATGCGTACGCGCTTCGATTAGAGGGGGTAGCGGACGTGACCATCGCCTACAGCGGGGGGGAGGCGTTAGATCTGACGGATTCCTCGGACCCACCGGACGTCGTCCTGTTGGACCGACACATGCCCGACCGCTCCGGTGACGATGTCCTGACGGAGTTGCGCGGACACGACATACGTACCCGTGTGATTATGATAACGGCCATCGACCCGGGGTTGGGACTACTCGAGTTGCCGTTCGACGACTACCTGTGTAAGCCGGTCGAACGCGACGACGTCAGGGCTGCCGTCGACCAGCAGTGTCAGGTGCTGGCGTACGAACTCCTCGGTGAGTACTTCCGATCGGAGTCGAAGCGATCCGTCATCACCGCCGAACTGTCTCCGGAGCGCCTCGCCGAACACGAGGAGTTCACGGCGCTCGACGCCCGGACCGACGCACTCCGCGAGCGGGTCTGTCGGCTCCTCCCGGGCGCGGACGATCTGCTCGATACGTTTTCCGGGATCGACCGCGAGGGGTACTGA
- a CDS encoding NAD-dependent epimerase/dehydratase family protein → MTDHALVIGGTRFIGRHTVSELLSAGYEVTMFNRGTHANPFADEDRVTHVEGDRTNDSDLRRAGLDVEPDIVIDCVAYRPRDVHTAVDVFADVDAYVYVSSGSAYGADRVPKREGETPLCPCSVAEATDDTDESYGPRKAEGDRAVFSAADRGVNAMSVRPPVVYGPHDYTERFDYWIDRVDTHDRIVVPGNGSSLWQLAYVEDVARALRIVAERGSSGEAYNVGEDHAPILREWVELVAEACATDVTPVFASERELGAVGLSADAFPLYRGYPHLLDTTKLRELGWESTPHDRALRETVTEHRESERTGRESGPDRNTEVRLMEVLETVG, encoded by the coding sequence ATGACCGATCACGCACTCGTCATCGGCGGCACCCGTTTTATCGGCCGTCACACGGTCTCGGAGCTACTCTCCGCCGGCTACGAGGTGACGATGTTCAACCGCGGCACGCACGCGAACCCCTTCGCGGACGAGGACCGCGTCACACACGTCGAGGGCGACCGGACGAACGATTCGGACCTCCGGCGCGCCGGGTTGGACGTCGAACCCGACATCGTGATCGACTGCGTCGCGTACCGTCCTCGTGACGTTCACACCGCGGTCGACGTCTTCGCCGATGTCGACGCCTACGTCTACGTCTCCTCCGGAAGCGCCTACGGGGCCGACCGCGTCCCGAAGCGCGAAGGCGAGACGCCGCTGTGTCCCTGTTCGGTCGCGGAGGCGACTGACGACACCGACGAGAGCTACGGGCCGCGGAAGGCCGAAGGGGACCGGGCGGTCTTTTCCGCCGCCGACCGCGGCGTGAACGCGATGTCCGTCCGGCCACCGGTCGTCTACGGCCCCCACGACTACACGGAGCGCTTCGATTACTGGATCGACCGCGTCGACACCCACGACCGGATCGTCGTCCCCGGAAACGGGTCGTCGCTGTGGCAACTAGCCTACGTCGAGGACGTCGCTCGCGCCCTCAGAATCGTCGCCGAACGGGGATCGTCCGGTGAGGCGTACAACGTCGGTGAGGACCACGCGCCGATCCTCCGCGAGTGGGTCGAACTGGTCGCTGAGGCCTGTGCGACCGACGTCACGCCCGTCTTCGCGAGCGAGCGCGAACTCGGCGCGGTCGGGCTTTCGGCCGACGCCTTCCCCCTGTACCGCGGCTACCCGCACCTCTTAGATACGACGAAGCTCCGCGAACTCGGCTGGGAATCGACGCCCCACGACCGGGCACTCAGGGAAACCGTCACCGAGCACCGCGAGTCGGAACGCACCGGCCGCGAGAGCGGGCCGGATCGAAACACGGAGGTGCGGCTCATGGAGGTGTTAGAAACAGTCGGGTGA
- a CDS encoding acetate and sugar kinases/Hsc70/actin family protein, which yields MSETESDGEGANGDTGAADDGSADGDGTSASGGDVANGGDGVAPVGVKLGSTRTVVVYPSPDGEGTEVVRTLTCLATYEDVLTGEERVLYGEEAAIEYPDTVEFMLRSGLPEDDDSAEAAATFFRELLAANDIPENSAVVYAIPTIDNEAGLANLEAVIEGSSIGGELVRSYPESLCGSLPAFESQLDAIDDIFVAINMGSTNLEVCAYRRGEQLVPLSTGSITGNEIDRRVANYVEEETQGRVNIDLTTAREYKEDHADFESFEPFTDVIQQPGGGSHEFTIEDSVMDACDEYVDEVVDEVANGFLPELANSHMKVYQLALEKPIVLTGGMACLPGIVEEVETRLSDELKRDVTAIRADRPDLAAAEGAYEMAGYLASNL from the coding sequence ATGAGTGAAACGGAGTCCGACGGCGAGGGCGCTAACGGTGATACGGGTGCGGCCGACGACGGATCGGCCGACGGTGACGGGACGTCGGCGTCCGGAGGCGACGTGGCCAACGGGGGCGACGGCGTCGCTCCGGTCGGGGTCAAACTCGGCAGCACGAGGACCGTCGTCGTCTACCCCTCACCGGACGGCGAGGGGACCGAAGTCGTCCGGACGCTGACGTGTCTGGCCACCTACGAGGACGTACTGACCGGCGAGGAACGCGTCCTCTACGGCGAGGAGGCCGCGATCGAGTACCCCGACACTGTCGAGTTCATGCTTCGGTCGGGACTACCGGAGGACGACGACAGCGCCGAGGCGGCGGCGACCTTCTTTCGGGAACTGCTCGCGGCCAACGACATCCCCGAGAACAGCGCCGTCGTGTACGCCATCCCGACGATCGACAACGAGGCCGGGTTGGCAAACCTCGAGGCGGTCATCGAAGGGAGTTCGATCGGCGGCGAGTTGGTCCGAAGCTACCCCGAATCCCTCTGTGGCTCGCTGCCGGCCTTCGAGAGCCAACTGGACGCGATCGACGACATCTTCGTGGCGATCAACATGGGTTCGACCAACCTCGAGGTCTGTGCGTACCGCCGGGGCGAACAGCTCGTCCCGCTCTCGACGGGGTCGATCACCGGCAACGAGATCGACCGACGGGTCGCCAACTACGTCGAAGAGGAGACCCAGGGGCGAGTCAACATCGACCTCACGACGGCCCGCGAGTACAAAGAAGACCACGCGGACTTCGAGAGCTTCGAGCCCTTCACCGACGTCATCCAACAGCCCGGCGGGGGCTCCCACGAGTTCACAATCGAGGACAGCGTGATGGACGCCTGCGACGAGTACGTCGACGAGGTGGTCGACGAGGTCGCGAACGGCTTCCTCCCGGAACTCGCGAACAGTCACATGAAAGTCTATCAACTCGCCCTCGAGAAGCCGATCGTGCTGACCGGCGGGATGGCGTGTCTGCCGGGAATCGTCGAGGAGGTCGAAACGCGGCTCAGCGACGAACTAAAACGCGACGTCACCGCGATACGCGCCGACCGACCCGACCTCGCCGCCGCGGAGGGGGCCTACGAGATGGCCGGCTACCTCGCATCGAACCTCTAG
- a CDS encoding tubulin/FtsZ family protein produces MKLATIGVGNAGSKVVDRMVEFESKTNRSLCRHVHAINTARTDLAKPEYIPEEQRVLVGDTNQKSKGHGVGGDVEIGAEVMSADVDEIRRAFDDIEIHNVDAILVAAGLGGGTGSGGGPVVIDALQDMYDEPVYALGILPGEYEGGRPALNAARSLQSFVNKVDNFIGFDNDAWRAREQTIQEGYESMNRELAARIVTLLAAGETDETDVAENAMDSSDIIRTLATDGVSSIGYAATAVDAQPEGLLDRWGGSGANAEDHLDDASQAKKIKSLVRRATNSRLTLPCAVSSAERVLVVVSGPPSEFSRKGIESARQWLEQEAGTVEILVGDDPREGSSRLAAAVLLSNVSNAPRIETLQNQAVDAQEQIAEQEAAREDKINDLITDENDDLDPVI; encoded by the coding sequence ATGAAGCTCGCTACAATCGGCGTCGGGAACGCCGGAAGCAAGGTCGTAGACCGGATGGTCGAGTTCGAGTCGAAGACCAATCGGAGCCTCTGTCGACACGTCCACGCGATCAACACCGCCCGGACGGACCTCGCCAAACCCGAATACATACCCGAAGAGCAGCGCGTACTGGTCGGCGACACGAACCAGAAATCGAAGGGCCACGGCGTCGGTGGCGACGTCGAGATCGGTGCCGAGGTCATGTCCGCGGACGTCGACGAGATCCGTCGCGCCTTCGACGACATCGAGATCCACAACGTCGACGCGATACTCGTCGCCGCGGGCCTCGGCGGCGGCACCGGCAGCGGGGGCGGCCCCGTCGTCATCGACGCCCTCCAGGACATGTACGACGAACCGGTGTACGCCCTCGGTATCCTCCCCGGCGAGTACGAGGGGGGCCGCCCGGCGCTGAACGCCGCTCGGTCGCTCCAGTCGTTCGTCAACAAGGTCGATAATTTCATCGGTTTCGACAACGACGCCTGGCGCGCTCGAGAACAGACGATACAGGAAGGATACGAGTCGATGAACCGCGAGTTGGCGGCCCGGATCGTGACGCTGCTCGCGGCGGGCGAGACGGACGAGACGGACGTCGCGGAGAACGCGATGGACTCGAGCGACATCATCCGGACGCTGGCTACCGACGGGGTCTCCTCGATCGGCTACGCCGCCACAGCGGTCGACGCACAGCCCGAAGGGCTACTCGACAGGTGGGGCGGGAGCGGGGCGAACGCCGAGGACCATCTCGACGACGCCAGCCAGGCGAAAAAGATCAAATCACTCGTCCGCCGGGCGACCAACTCGCGTCTTACGCTGCCCTGTGCGGTCTCGAGCGCCGAACGGGTGCTCGTCGTCGTGTCCGGGCCGCCCAGCGAATTCTCCCGGAAAGGCATCGAGAGCGCCCGCCAGTGGCTCGAGCAGGAGGCCGGGACCGTCGAGATCCTCGTCGGTGACGATCCCCGGGAAGGCTCGTCGCGACTCGCTGCGGCCGTGCTTCTTTCGAACGTCTCGAACGCCCCCCGGATCGAGACGCTGCAGAACCAAGCCGTCGACGCCCAAGAACAGATCGCCGAACAGGAAGCCGCCCGCGAGGACAAGATCAACGATCTGATTACGGACGAAAACGACGACCTCGATCCGGTCATCTGA
- a CDS encoding Nif3-like dinuclear metal center hexameric protein, which produces MDLAEFSGRLNDRLDHDVYADVDASANGLQVGPTDAAVEHAAFAVDGAAATVREAAAVGADVLVVHHGFVWGGLDRVTGPEYDRIASCVDADVALYVSHLPLDGHDEFGNAAGLASFLGCEECVPFGEYDGVTIGQRARLSSPWSVGGLRDRLDELDTGGRPVRTLEFGPETIEDVAIVTGSGADWIREAADAGVDALVTGEGKQKAYHEARAAGVTVFLAGHYATETFGVRRLERLVADWGIETTYVDHPTGL; this is translated from the coding sequence ATGGACCTCGCCGAATTCAGCGGCCGGCTGAACGACCGTCTCGACCACGACGTCTACGCCGACGTCGACGCCAGCGCCAACGGGCTCCAGGTCGGCCCGACCGACGCCGCCGTCGAGCACGCCGCGTTCGCCGTCGACGGCGCGGCGGCGACCGTCCGGGAAGCGGCGGCCGTCGGGGCTGACGTCCTCGTCGTCCACCACGGGTTCGTCTGGGGCGGCCTGGATCGGGTGACAGGTCCCGAATACGACCGCATCGCCTCGTGTGTCGACGCCGATGTCGCGCTGTACGTCTCGCATCTCCCGCTGGACGGCCACGACGAGTTCGGTAACGCCGCCGGATTGGCGTCGTTTCTCGGCTGTGAGGAGTGTGTGCCGTTCGGCGAGTACGACGGCGTCACGATTGGTCAGCGCGCCCGCCTGAGTTCCCCGTGGTCGGTGGGGGGACTCCGCGATCGGCTCGACGAGCTCGACACCGGCGGCCGACCAGTTCGGACCCTCGAGTTCGGCCCGGAAACGATCGAGGACGTCGCGATCGTGACCGGATCGGGTGCCGACTGGATCCGCGAGGCGGCCGACGCCGGCGTCGACGCGCTCGTTACCGGCGAGGGCAAACAGAAGGCGTACCATGAGGCACGGGCCGCCGGAGTAACCGTCTTTCTCGCCGGCCACTACGCGACAGAGACGTTCGGCGTCCGACGGCTCGAGCGCCTCGTCGCGGACTGGGGGATCGAGACGACGTACGTCGATCATCCGACCGGGTTGTGA